CGCGGGTTATTCCTCTGGGGAACGCTTGAAAATGCTGATCTGCTCTCTAAAGTCAACCGGACCCTCTCCAATAACCTCAATGTGAAGCGAACACCGATAGGAAGCGCAGCCTTGGGTTGGTACGTCGAGGCAGGCTACGATATTCTATCATTTTTCAGGAGACCAAATAACAACGCGGAACATCCCGATCTGAAGGACTCCCCTTCAGATAAGGCTTTAGATGTCTTCGCGCGTTACGATTATTACGATACGATGGCGAGTGTTGAAGGTATTATTTTCGACAATCCGCGGTGGGAAAGGCGTACGTGGACTTTCGGTATTAACTACCACATCCACCCAAAGATGGTCTTCAAGAGCCACTATTCCCTCCGACGGTTAGCGACGAAGGATAAAAATAGGGAAAATACCTTCGCGCTCGGTTTCGGTTTTCAATATTGATAATAGTTGTCAGTTTTCAGTTATCGGTTATCAGTTAAAGAGGCAGCCGACGGGCAGTCACTTCTTTTTTCACTAACTGAAGACTCATAACCATACCACGGAGGTTTTTAATGAAACTCTATAAAGTTTGGACACTTTTTGACGCAGCTTGCAAGTCAAAACTCGCTATAGCACTGTGTTGTTTGCTCCTCGCATCTGCTTTTGTTGTCGGGTGTGGGGGTGACGATGAAACAGATGAATCCGACGATTCGCAAGCTGCGGCTTTTGACGCAAGTACAATGCTCAACGATTTTGCCAATACTGTTGTGTTAGCCACATACATCAATTTGGATCAAAACGCAGGTGAGTTATTAGCAGCTGTCAAAGTACTGAAAGCTGATACTTCGCAAGCAAATCTCGAAAAAGCGCAACAAGCGTGGATAGCAACGCGGAAGCCGTGGGAACAGAGCGAAGCATTCCTGTTCGGTCCTGTAGATACGCAAGGACTTGATCCAGCGTTAGACAGTTGGCCTGTTGATCATGTCAATCTACAATCCGTTTTGGACAGCGGTGATACACTAACGGTGGATTTTGTCAGTGGATTAGAAGATACACAGAAAGGTTTTCACACAATTGAATTCCTGCTGTTCCGTGATGGCAATCAACGTAAAGCATCGGATATAACCGATCGTGAATTGGCGTACCTCGTTTCAACAACAGAGAATCTCAAGGCGAGTACCGCTCAACTGCGGTTGGCGTGGGCACCTGAAGGCGAAAACTTCAGCAGCGCAGTCGCACAAGCTGGCGCGGGAAGTGCCATTTATCCTTCACAGAGTTCCGCCGTGCAAGAGATGGTCAACGGCATGATCGTCATCGCTGATGAAGTCGCGAATGGAAAAATATCTGACCCTTACAACGAATCCGATACAACCCTTGTTGAATCTCAGTTCAGTTTCAACTCCATCTCAGATTTCCAAGACAACATCCGTGGAATTCAGAACGTCTATATGGGGAAATTTATGACGGATGGGCAAGGTCTCAACGACTTCGTGAACAGCCATGATCCTGATTTAGATGCTCGTTTCCAGCAAGAGGTGCAGGCAGCGATTGATGCTATCGGCGCAATTCCAGATCCGTTCCGCGATTCGATTACAGCGAACCGTGGGGCTGTTCAAGCTGCGATTGATGCCGTTAGAACGGTTCAACAAACACTCGAAGCAGATATACTCACACTTGTTACGTCAAGCGAGTTTAATTAATAGTAGTAGGCACGCTCCGTCGTACCGTAAACTCTTAATTCATGTAAACACGAAAAGGCTATTTCGTTTTCATAGGGAACAGCCATTTGTGCTGTTCCCTCACGACACATTCATAGCCTTATTGTGATGTGAATAGCGAAAGAGATGAAACATTTTTACAGTTTACTTTGCCTAACCCTCTTGGTGTCAATTGTGCTGAGCGCGTGTGATTCCGAATCGCCGGTGGCAGTAGAATCTACACCAGTATTTTCGACAAGCGAACTCTCCGGCGGTGAGACGACTGTTTTCGATGCATCAAGCCACGCGTTCTCAATCCCTGCGCCTAATCTTTCAGCAGCAGCACTTGAGAAACATCTGGAGGGCGATGTTGAATTTGAAGCCGTTTTCGTGACAGCTCCTGCGGTGGTAAATCCGGGGTTGGGACCCATCTATAACAACGTCTCGTGCATCAACTGTCATTCTCGTGATGGTCGAGGACGACCTCCGGATGCCGACGAAGGACTCGTGTCTCTGCTCTTCAGACTCAGTCTCCCAAAAGCGGAAGATTCGATAGACGGAAAGCCACCGACCCCGGTGCCTGGCTTTGGGACACAACTTAATAATCGTGCGATTGTGAACGCAGATCCAGAAGGCAAAGTTAAGATTGAATATACCGAGCAGACGCTGACGACAGCGGATGGAACACGTGTGCATCTGCGTTATCCA
This portion of the Candidatus Poribacteria bacterium genome encodes:
- a CDS encoding peptidase M75 → MKLYKVWTLFDAACKSKLAIALCCLLLASAFVVGCGGDDETDESDDSQAAAFDASTMLNDFANTVVLATYINLDQNAGELLAAVKVLKADTSQANLEKAQQAWIATRKPWEQSEAFLFGPVDTQGLDPALDSWPVDHVNLQSVLDSGDTLTVDFVSGLEDTQKGFHTIEFLLFRDGNQRKASDITDRELAYLVSTTENLKASTAQLRLAWAPEGENFSSAVAQAGAGSAIYPSQSSAVQEMVNGMIVIADEVANGKISDPYNESDTTLVESQFSFNSISDFQDNIRGIQNVYMGKFMTDGQGLNDFVNSHDPDLDARFQQEVQAAIDAIGAIPDPFRDSITANRGAVQAAIDAVRTVQQTLEADILTLVTSSEFN